Proteins encoded in a region of the Euleptes europaea isolate rEulEur1 chromosome 3, rEulEur1.hap1, whole genome shotgun sequence genome:
- the WNT16 gene encoding protein Wnt-16, which yields MAARALFALRLSGWWLGIASFGVPEKLGCSNLPLNGRQKDLCKKKPYLLPSIREGARLGIQECQRQFRHERWNCLLSPDTSSLVLSSSSIPVAPSSSVFGYELSSGTKETAFIYAVTAAGLVHSVTHSCSAGNMTECSCDTNLQNGGSSSEGWQWGGCSDDIQYGMWLSRKFLDGPVRNITGKDGNGLIAMNLHNNEAGRLAVAKLMTVDCRCHGVSGSCALKTCWKTMSTFDKIGSFVKDKYENSIQISDRLKKKLRRKENSQRKIPIRKEDLLYVHKSPNYCVEDRKLGVPGTQGRECNRTSEGPDGCNLLCCGRGYNTHVVRHVERCDCKFVWCCYVRCRKCESMTDVHTCK from the exons ATGGCCGCACGTGCGCTTTTCGCGTTGCGCCTGTCCGGTTG GTGGTTGGGCATTGCCTCCTTCGGGGTCCCAGAGAAACTGGGTTGCTCTAACCTGCCCCTCAATGGCCGCCAAAAGGACCTGTGCAAGAAAAAGCCCTATCTCCTGCCCAGCATCCGTGAAGGAGCACGCCTAGGAATCCAGGAATGCCAGAGACAGTTCAGACATGAACGGTGGAACTGCTTACTCTCGCCGGATACTTCCTCTTTGGTGTTGAGCTCTTCGTCCATCCCTGTGGCTCCTTCCTCCTCTGTCTTTGGTTATGAACTGAGCAGCG GCACCAAAGAAACAGCATTTATCTATGCGGTGACCGCGGCTGGGCTAGTGCATTCCGTGACACATTCATGCAGTGCAGGGAATATGACCGAATGCTCCTGTGATACCAACCTGCAGAATGGTGGCTCCTCCAGTGAAGGCTGGCAGTGGGGTGGCTGCTCTGATGACATCCAGTATGGCATGTGGCTGAGCAGGAAGTTCTTAGATGGCCCTGTAAGAAATATCACTGGAAAAGATGGAAATGGATTGATTGCCATGAATTTGCATAATAATGAAGCTGGAAGACTG gCAGTAGCAAAACTGATGACAGTGGATTGCCGTTGTCATGGAGTCTCTGGGTCCTGTGCCCTAAAAACGTGCTGGAAAACCATGTCCACCTTTGACAAGATTGGCAGTTTTGTAAAAGATAAGTATGAGAACAGCATCCAGATTTCagacagacttaaaaaaaaacttcgcAGGAAAGAAAACAGCCAGCGCAAGATACCGATCCGTAAAGAAGACCTGCTGTATGTCCACAAGTCCCCCAACTACTGTGTTGAAGATCGCAAACTGGGTGTCCCTGGGACTCAGGGAAGGGAATGTAACCGAACTTCAGAGGGACCAGATGGCTGCAACCTCCTCTGCTGTGGTCGCGGATATAACACTCACGTAGTCAGACATGTGGAGAGATGTGACTGCAAATTTGTTTGGTGTTGCTACGTGCGCTGCAGAAAATGCGAGAGCATGACCGATGTTCACACTTGCAAATGA